A stretch of the Candidatus Saccharimonadales bacterium genome encodes the following:
- a CDS encoding FAD:protein FMN transferase, protein MQDTRYRFEAIGTTWTIDIFDAIAADSAEQLMQAVHERIERFDSTYSRFREDSMVTSMAAEAGTYVLPDDARPLMDMYQKLYEMTDGLVTPLIASTLAEAGYDAAYSLRPGRIIAPPTWEDVLVYDFPNLTLQQPALLDFGAAGKGYLADIVGSILEEQGISGYCIDAGGDMVYRTQNTEKLDVALEHPSDPTMAIGVAKIYNQSICGSSGNRRAWDKYHHIIDPASLESPRHIAALWTVANTGLMADGISTALFFVSPDVLARHFEFEYAIVRSDLSLDVSSGFPATFFDNTATPPDRTQE, encoded by the coding sequence ATGCAGGATACACGCTACCGTTTCGAGGCAATCGGCACAACCTGGACAATTGATATTTTTGATGCGATTGCAGCGGATAGCGCTGAACAATTAATGCAGGCTGTGCATGAGCGGATTGAACGATTCGACAGCACCTATTCGCGCTTTCGAGAAGATTCAATGGTTACTAGCATGGCCGCTGAAGCCGGTACATATGTACTACCGGATGACGCTAGACCGCTGATGGACATGTATCAAAAGCTTTATGAAATGACAGATGGGCTGGTGACGCCGCTGATCGCCAGTACACTTGCTGAAGCTGGGTATGATGCTGCATATAGCCTGCGTCCTGGACGCATTATAGCGCCGCCAACATGGGAGGACGTCTTGGTGTATGACTTTCCAAACTTAACGCTCCAGCAGCCAGCGCTGCTGGATTTCGGCGCCGCTGGCAAGGGCTATCTGGCTGATATTGTCGGAAGTATACTGGAAGAGCAGGGCATATCGGGGTACTGTATCGATGCCGGCGGGGATATGGTGTATCGCACGCAGAACACTGAAAAATTAGATGTTGCGCTCGAACATCCGTCTGATCCGACGATGGCGATCGGCGTAGCAAAAATATATAATCAAAGTATCTGCGGATCATCCGGCAACCGGCGGGCATGGGACAAATATCATCACATCATAGACCCGGCATCTCTTGAGTCACCGCGTCATATCGCTGCACTCTGGACGGTGGCTAATACGGGGCTGATGGCCGATGGGATCTCGACGGCACTGTTTTTCGTCAGTCCCGATGTGCTAGCGCGCCATTTCGAATTTGAATATGCTATTGTGCGCAGCGATTTATCGCTGGATGTGTCATCCGGCTTTCCAGCAACATTTTTTGATAATACAGCCACGCCGCCCGACAGGACGCAGGAGTAA